The genomic DNA GGTCTCTCCGTCCGGGGTAGCTGAGGGCCTCGTGGTCTTGGTGGCGTCTCGCAGCGGCGCGGCCGCGGTGGGGGCGTCCTCGGGTTGGGGCGTCCCCCACGCGGATGGAGTGGGTGGTGCCGGGAGGAGGTCCGCGAATCGACGCACAGTTGACGGATCCCGTGGCGGTCGACCTGTGAGTTCGGTGAGGGGTACAAGGCGCAGTTTCTTGGGCGTCCGTGAGACGTCGAGAAGGTCGGGAACGTCCGGTCGTGTCGCCCGGGGCGCGTGTGTAGCCGGATCGTGTGTGGCCGACAATTTGTTGGTGAGAGCGGACATTATTTTTCTCCTGTCGTGAGCTGGGAAGCGTGACATGAAGGTGCGGTCTAGGGGATGGCGGCTGCAGTCTGTTTGCTGGGGTACTGAAGCGTGGTTCCTGCGATGAGGAGGTTGGGGTCCGGCCCGATGGTGTCGCGATTGGCGTGGTACCAGTGGGGCCACGCCTCGGCGACCTCGGCGGCCGAGGCGGAGGAGCCCAGTGCTCGGGCCGTGATCGTCCACAAGGAGTCTCCTGGCTGGACCACGATTTCTTCCGCCGACGTGCGAGCGGTGCCTCCTAGGAGCCTGTCGATCTGTTGCGCAGGGCGCGCTGGTTGCCAAGCGGGCGATGGCGGTGAAGTGCGCAATTGTTCAGGTGCTGACTCCGGAGGCTCGGTGGTGGCGGTAGAGGTCCACCCAGGTGAGATGGTCGCGGCTGCGACTGGGGTGCCGTCAGGTGGAAGGGGGTCTGCGTGCGCCACCGGGGCCGTCACGAGTGAGAGCCCTACGGCGGTGAGCGCCAGTCGCTGAATGAATTGAGGGGCCACAGCGGTGAGCCCGCGGCCGGTCCGCTGCCCGGTGAGGCGGAGTAGCAGCGCGCCGAGAAAGGCGGCCACGACGGCGAGGAGCCAGCAGCTGGCGAGGACGAGTCCCAAGGCGGCGGCGGCGAGAGCCACCACGGTTGCGACATCGTCCACCGAGCGGGGCTCGAGCCACATGGCTCCCGCAGGAACGGCCTGTTGCCACAAGTGGAGGCCGCCCGCGGCGATACCCAGCGCTAGCGCGCACGTGGACGCGGCTACTGCGCAGTCGCGGCCCCGCGGATGGGAGGGGTGGGCCCGGGACCGGCGCGAGCTGCTGGTGCCTCTGGCCGTCGGTGGGGCGGGCCGAAATCTCTGTTCTTCCTTACGGCTATGCATGATGACTTTTTACCTCGAAATGTTCAGTTTCGTGTGGTTTGGTGATTATGAGCAACATGCTTGCATTTATTTGGTGTTCTGTCCAGAGATTGCTGTGACAAGCGGCATTCTCGCGTGGTGGCCCAGCCATCTAGGGTGGTTTCATGCGGTGGGAGAACTTATTCGGTGACCTTGAGGCCCAGCTCAATAGCGAGCAGACGCGGCTGCGGCAGCTCGAAGTGCAGGAGTTGGTCAACTATGAGCGCTCCCAGACCCACCTAGCGGGGCGACTCGATGCGGCTACTGGGCATCGTCTAGACGTCGTGATCCTCGGTGGTGAGCGATTTTCCGGCGTGCTCGCCTCTTCGGGCCAGGGATGGCTGACACTCGCCGCTGGCCCAGTGGAGTATTTCCTGCTGACGGCCGCTATTCGTTCGGTGACGGGGATTGGGGCCCGCGCTACTGACGAGGGCCGCGCCCGAGTCGGCCTCAAGCTGGCCCTGCGCGCTATCGCGCGAGATCGGAGCCCAGTGCGTGTCTTTACCGTTGATGGGGCGCCAGCAGCGACCGGGACACTCGACTTCGTCGGAACGGACTTCGTGCAGTTGGCTGCCCATGACGTGGGAGACGTTCTGGGCGCGAGGGGCGCTGGCCAGCGCCTGCTGCTTCCGCTCGGATCCCTTGCTGCCATCCAGCGGGTTACCTGAGCGGGCTTATCCACAGATTAACGTCTTGGCCTACCGTGATTTCTTCCGCTCGATAGAGTGATAGTCGGTGCCTCGTCCCGTCGGGGCCCCGAGATCAAGCGAAGGGTGGAACGTGAATACCGAGACCGCAGCGAATTCCAACGATGCGCGGCGACTTCAGCGCCCTGGGTGGAGGGACCCACGGCTTCTCATCGGCCTGTTGCTCATCATCGTCTCGGTTGTCGCCGTCGTCGCGCTCGTTTCGGCCATGGATCGCACCATTTCGGTCTATGCGGCGAAGACCGAGCTCACCGTCGGGGACCCTGTGACAGCAGAGCAACTCGACGTCGTGTCGGTCCGCATTGATGGGCTCGAGGGCCATTATTTGCCTGCCGACGAAGAGCTGGATCCCGCTGCGCGCGCGGCGGCTTTTGTTCCGGCGGGCGAACTCGTCCCGCGGCGCGCCCTCGAAGGGATCGAAGCCCAGGGGCGCAAGCCGGTAGCAGTTCCGATTGCCGGAACGGTTGCCGATGCCATCACTGCGGGGGCCTACGTCGATGTCTGGGCCGCGCAGCCACACGATTCCGGCAGCGGATACGGTGAACCCACCAAGATCCTGTCCGGACTCGAGGTGGCAGCTGTTGAACCAGTGGAGACGGGGTTCGGCGGGACGTCGGGGACGACCTTGGAGCTGTTGGTCACCGATGAGGACCTCCCTGCCCTCCTCGGGGCACTCGCCGCTGATGCCAAGATGACGGTGATCTACGCTCCGGCGGGAGCTAACCAATGAGCGCATCCGTCGTGGTGTGGGCCGACACCATCGGCATGAGCGACGGTATCGAAGCGTTGCGCTCCTCGGTCACCATCGCCCGTCAATGTGACGATCTCCTAGAGACCATCGCACTCGTCGAATCAGGCTTGGCCGATGCCGCAGTCTTGGCCGGGCCCTCGCCGGATGTGGACGCGCACGTCATTGATGGCTTGCGAGAGCGCGGAGCCGCCGTGCTCGTGCTCGTGGACGATGCCGCCGAGCGCCGGAGGCTCGAGGAACTTGGTGCCGTGTGCGAGTCGGCGATGTCGACGCCGCAGGCCATTGCTGACCTTCTCGAGTTGACCCTCGCTGCGTTACCGCGGCACCAACCAACCGCGGTGCCCGCGGTCGACCATCCGACGCATCCACCAGAACCGTCAGCCACGCGAGGGCAAGTGGTGGCTGTTTGGGGTCCGGTGGGCTCCCCAGGACGCACCACGGTCGCCGTCAATTACGCGGTCGAGTCAGCGCTCGCCGGGGCGCGCGTGGCACTTCTTGACGCTGACACGTACGGGGCCAGCGTTTCGGCCTATCTAGGTCTGATGGAGGAATCGGCAGGTATGGCCCAACTGTGCCGCCTCTCTGACCAAGGCGTCTTGGATCGGTCAGGCTACGAGCGTGCTTGTCCGCTGCTGCACGTCTCCGGGGTGCGGCTACGAGTTGCGACGGGACTGCCGCGGCCGCACCGTTGGCCGGAATTGCGTAAAGCCTCGCTCGAACGAGTGCTTGACTACCTGCGGACGGTGGTGGATCTCGTGGTGATTGACGTGGCAGCACCGCTGGAACTGGACGAAGAACTGTCTTTCGACACGGCGGCGCCGCAACGTAATGCCGCGAGCGCCGTCGTCGTCGAACAGGCGGACGAGGTCATCGCGGTGGGACAAGCCGACGCGATCGGCGTGCCTCGTCTCATCAAGGCGCTAGAGCAATTGGAGGAGGTGTCTCCCGGATCCGTTCCCCGGGTGGTTTTCAATAAGGTGCGGCGTGAGAGCGTGGGGACGCATCCTGAGCGCCAATTGCGGCAGACGTGGGACAGATTCGGTCCGGCCGCACCTATTCGGGGTTACTTGCCGTGGGAACCAGAGACGACCGCGGAGGCGTTGCTGGCCGGTACGGCCTTAGCCGAGTGTGCTCCCAACAGCTCACTCCGGATCGCGATCGCCCAACTGGCGGGTCATGATGTGGTGCCTCGTAGATCTCTCTTTGCACCGCGCCGTGGAGCTAGGGTGACCGGGAGCTAAACCGGCGATAGTGTGGGGCTTACCATGCCGCGATGGTGCGGCAGAAAACCTTTACATGGAGGCCTTCATTATGTCGACGGGGTCCAGCATGGCCGAACGGTTCATCGCTGACACGCTTACATCCTCGTTCATCGAGTCCTACTACGGACACCTTGCCGAGGAAGACGCCGCAAGTTACGACGAGGCCGATCTGCATCGGCGCGTTGAGCACCACCTTGAACTCGGATACCAGCGGCAAGAGGCCCAATCCCTCGTGACAACCCGCACTGAAGAAGGGCGCACGGTGATCTATGTGGTCACCGACGACAAGCCGTTCCTGGTTGATTCGGTCGTCTCTGAAGTTGTCCGGCAACAGCACGCGATCACCCTCGTGACACATCCCACGTTCATCGTTCAGCGCAAGGAAGCGACGGGCGAGCTGACGAAGGTGGATCCGATCGCGACCTCGGCACCAATCTCCAGTGGGGACACGGCCACCCTTCCGAGCATGAGCCATTTTCTGCGCGATGCAGACGCCAACACCAAGATCGAGTCGTGGATCGCCGTCCAACTGGGGTCCGAGAAGAACGACGACGCGACCGAAGCCCTCGTCGAAGGCATCGGAGCCGCGCTCGAGGACGTGCGGGTCTCCGTTGACGACTGGCAGTTGATGCGGAACAAAGTTCAGGAAATTGTGGCCGAGTTGGAGGCGCAGCGCAGCCGGATCAATGTGGACGGCCTTGGCGAGGCCGCGGAGCTACTGCGTTGGCTGGACAACGGACACTTCACCTTCCTGGGGTATCGCGAATATTCGCTGACGCAGTCCGAGGGGCAGGACGCCCTCGAAATTTCTGTCGACAGCAGCCTCGGGCTGATGCGTCGAAACATCCCAACGTCGCGCATCCAACAGCTCAACGCCTTGAGTCGCGAGCATGCGAGGGAGCGCTCGCCACTCGTGATCACGAAAGCCAACCGCCGCTCCCGAGTCGACCGGAGCGTCTACCTCGACTACATCGGCGTCAAATCATTTGATGACCAAGGCAATGTCACGGGGGAGCGTCGCTTCATCGGGCTTTTCTCGTCGAACGCCTACATCCGATCCGTGCGTGAAATTCCCGTGGTACGGCGCAAGGTCGAAGAGGTACGTACCCGCGCGGGGTTCTCGGAAACGTCCCACTCCGGCAAAGACCTCGTGACGATCCTCGAGTCGTATCCTCGCGACGAGTTGTTCCAGATCGGAACAGACGATCTCTACGAGACCGTCATGGGCATCCTCCGGCTGCAAGAGCGGCGCGTGACCCGCGTTTTCCTCCGGCCCGATACGTACGGCCGGTTTATGTCGGCGCTGGTATTCGTGCCCCGTGATCGGTACACGACGAACGTTCGACGCCGCATTGAGGCGGAGCTGAAGGACACCTTCCATTCGGAATCCCTCGACTTCGAGGTGCACATGAGCGAGTCCTCGCTCGTGCGTGTCTTCTTCCGGATCCGTCTGACGGGTGGCGGCGAGGTCCCATCAGTCGACCGGCGTGAGCTCGAAGGCAGGTTGGTCCGGGCCGTTCGCTCATGGCCAGAGGCCGTAGCCCAAGTGATCGGTGAGCAGCAACCGGACACGGCCAAGGAACTGACCGCGCTCTGGGCAGACGCTTTCCCGCCTGATTATCGGGTGGCTTTTGAAGTCGAAGACGCGCTGGATGACATCGCTGAATTCACTCTTCTCGAATCCGCGAATCACGAGGGACCCGTCGTACGGATCCGTCCGGCGGTGGATGACGAATTGGAGCGTGGTCTGAGCGCGCGCCTTAAAATCTACGTCGATTCAACAATGTCCCTCAGTACCATCCTTCCGGTGCTCACGAATCAGGGACTGGAAGTCATTGACGAGACCCCCTATGTGATTCGTCGAGGTGACGGTGTAGAACTTCACCTGTATGTCTTCGGCCTGCGCTTTCCGGAGGGCCGTGAAACAGAGAACGCGTATGAACTGCTCGCCGAGGCTTACCGCGCCGTGGCCCTCGGGGACGCGGAGAGCGACACCTTTGACCGGCTGATCCTGGCCCAGGGGATGACCTGGCGTCAGGTGACGATCCTGCGCGCCTATGCCAAGTACCTACGCCAACTCGGGAACTCGAATTCCTACGAGTTCATGGGCGACACCTTGCTGGCCAACCCCGTCGTGGCCCAAGCACTCGTGGATCTCTTTGAGGCCACGTTTGCTCCAGACCTGGGTGATTCCTCGCGTGATGCCGCCGTCGGAGAGGCGCGAGAGACGCTCGGCAGCGGTCTTGACCAAGTCGCCACCTTGGACGCGGACCGTCTACTGCGGCGCTTCGAAAACGTGATCTCCGCGACCCTGCGCACGAATTACTTTGCCAAGGGTGTGGATGCCTTGGCCTTCAAGCTCAGTCCAGGTGAGATCGACGGGGCGCCCTACCCGCGTCCGCAGTTCGAGATCTGGGTCTACTCGCCCCGCGTCGAGGGTGTCCACTTGCGCTTCGGCGCTGTTGCTCGTGGCGGTCTTCGCTGGTCGGACCGCAGGGAAGACTTCCGGACCGAGGTGTTGGGCCTCGTCAAGGCTCAGGTCACCAAGAACGCTGTGATTGTCCCCGATGGCGCCAAGGGTGGGTTCTACGCCAAGCAGCTTCCGGACCCGGCCGTCGATCGCGGCGCTTGGTTCGAGGCCGGTCAGTCTGCCTACCGAATTTTCATTCGGTCGCTGCTGTCGGTCACGGATAACTTGGACATCGCAGAGGACGGATCGCAGACGGTGATCCCACCTGACAACGTGGTGCGGCTCGACGGCGATGACACCTACCTGGTGGTCGCTGCGGACAAGGGGACCGCGACCTTCTCCGACACCGCAAACCAGATTTCTGAAGAGATGGGCCACTGGCTCGGCGATGCCTTCGCTTCGGGTGGATCGGTGGGTTATGACCACAAGGCCATGGGTATTACCGCCCGTGGAGCCTGGGAATCGGTGAAGAGCCACTTCAAACAGCTGGATCACGACACCCAGAGCCAAGATTTTACTGTGGTCGGCGTGGGTGACATGAGTGGAGATGTCTTTGGCAATGGCATGCTGCTGTCGCGACATATTCGCCTCGTGGCCGCTTTCGACCACCGCCATATCTTCCTCGATCCAAGTCCCGACGCTGCGGCGTCGTACGCCGAACGCCAGCGCCTCTTTGACCTGCCACGGTCGAGTTGGGCTGATTATGACGAATCCCTCCTCAGCGAGGGAGGCGGCATCTACCCGAGGCATTCGAAGACCATTCCCATTTCGGCTGAGGTGTGTCAGGCGCTCGGGCTTGAGCCCGGCACGAAGACGCTGACTCCTCCTGAGTTGCTGCGCGCCATCCTGCAAGCGCCCGTGGACCTGTTCTATAACGGTGGCATTGGCACGTACATCAAGTCCGAGGCGGAGACGCACGCCGACGTGGGGGATCGTGCCAACGATGCCATCCGCATTAACGGCTCAGAGGTCCGGGCGCGCGTGATCGGCGAAGGCGGCAATCTGGGCCTCACCCAACTCGGACGAGTCGAAGCCGCCCTCAAGGGGGTCCTGCTCAATACCGATGCCATCGATAATTCGGCGGGTGTTGATTGTTCGGATCACGAGGTCAATATTAAGATCCTCGTCGATCGGCTCGTGGCACGCGGTCGTCTGGACGCAGCTGACCGCGCGGACTTCCTCGAGTCGATGACCGAGGAAGTCGGTCAACTGGTGTTGCAGACGAACATCGAGCAGAACATCATGCTGATCAACGATCAGCAGCGTCTGGGATCCTGGAACTCGAGCTTTGAGCGCCTCATGGACTGGCTCGAGCAGCACGCCGGACTGGATCGCGAGATTGAGTTCCTTCCGTCGCAAGCGGAGCTCGAGCAGCGCCGCTCCGAGGGCCAATTCCTGACCGCGCCGGAGCTGTCCGTCTTGGCGGCATATGCCAAGATTCAGCTCACTGCTGCGTTGACCAAGGCCCGGATCGCTGATGACTCGTACTTCGATCAGACCTTAGTGGAATACTTCCCCACCAAGCTGCGGGAGCGTTTCGGCGAGGACATTCAGACCCACCCCCTCAAGCAGGAAATTGTGGCGATGGTGGTCGCCAACAACATTGTCAATGAAGGCGGAATTACCTACGCGTTCCGGGTGATGGAGGAGACTGGGGCGACGGAACTCGATGTGGCCCGCGCGTTCGTGGCGCTCCAAGAGATCTACGAGTTCCACCGGATTCTTGACGACGTGCACCAGCTGCCTGTGTCGTTCTCGACCGAGCAATGGAGCCAGTTCCAACTCGATACGCGGCGCATGCTGGATCGCACGACGCGCTGGTTCTTGGCCCACGTGTCTGACCAGCCCATCGCCGAATCGATCGATACGCTCCGTCCGGCGGTCCAGCACTTGTCCGGCAAGATGCAGTCGTTGCTGGGTGAGAACGACGCCGGACGGGTCGCGACTCGTTACGAAGACGCTCGTCAGTGGGAGGTTGGGGCCAACCTCGCCAAGCGCTGGTCGGAGCAGTTCGAGACCTTCCCGCTGCTGGACATCGCTCAGACCGCTCAGGAAACCGGGCTGGACGCGGACGAACTCGCGCAGGTTTACTACACGGTCTACGAGCGCTTCCAGATTGACGAGCTGCTTGAACGCATCACGAGCCTGCCACGCGATGACCGTTGGCAGTCGTTGGCCCGCGCGGGTCTCCGCGACGACGTCTATACGACCGCCTTGGACATCGCCGAATCGGCGCTGCAGGGGAGCGAGGCCGGAACCCCGGAGGAGAAGGTGGACGCATGGGAGGCCCGCCAGGAACACAGCCTCAAGCGAGTCCGCCAAGTGTTCGATGAGGTCAACCGTCAAGAACGGGACGATATGGCATCGCTCTCGGTAGCCTTGCGACTGTTGCGTTCTATCGTGCGGAGGTAAATTGGCGATCATTACGGAGGCCATCCGGCCCTATGCCGACTTTGGGCCCGGGGATGAGGACTGGCTGCATCTCCTCGTGGGGGATTGGCAGCTGGTCTCTGATCTCGCCTTTGCGGATTTGGTGCTCTGGCACCCGGGGCCGGATGGCTCGTACATTGCGCTAGCGCATGTTCGCCCCTCAACGAGCCACACGGTGTTCCATACCGACTTCGTCGGTGAGCGCATCCGTAAGGACCTCAAGTCCTTGGTGGACCGAGCATGGCGTACTGGTGAGCTTCAAGAAGCCACCGGGGACGGATCGATGCATATCGAGGCCGTGCCGCTGCGCCGGTCCGGGCGTACCTTAGCCGTCGTGACGAGCCATATTGATCTCGGCGGTTCGCGGCTACCATCGCGTTTGGAGATCACGTACCGCCAGTGTGCGCGCGACATCCTCGCCATGTGCCACCAGGGCATCTGGCCCGACTTTGCTTCGCCGACCGGGTCCCGCCGAGGCGCGCCGCGCGTCGGCGACGGGATGATCCGGCTGGATGCCGATGGTGTCGTTGAGTACGCGAGCCCTAATGGCGTTTCTGCGTTTCGGCGGCTCGGTGGGAGCGACAGTCTCGAGGGCCGCTCTTTGCCCGAACTGGCGTCGTCCCTGTTGCGCGTCCGGCGGATGTCCGACGAGGCGCTACCGCTGGTACTTTCGGGCAAGATGCCTTGGCGCACAGAGATGACCGCGCATGGTGTCACTCTGTCACTGCGAGCGATTCCATTGCGGGATGGAGCTACTCGGTACGGAGCGGTGCTGCTGTGCCGTGACGTCACCGAACTGCGGCGCCGCGAGATGGAACTCGTGACCAAGGACGCCACCATTCGGGAGATTCATCACCGGGTGAAGAATAATCTGCAGACGGTGGCTGCCCTCCTGCGGATGCAGTCGCGGCGGATGAAATCTGAGGAGGGCAAGGCCGGCCTCGATCAAGCGATGCGCCGTGTGGCGACGATCGCGCTGGTCCATGAAACCCTGTCTCAAGGGCTGACGCAAAACGTTGAGTTCGACGAGCTCATTGACCGTCAGTTCAGGCTGGCGGCCGAAGTCGCCTCTCCCGGTCAAGTGGTCCATACGGAGCGCACGGGGACCTTCGGCGCGTTGCTCAGCGAGATCGCGACGCCGTTGTCTCTGGTGATCAATGAATTGGTGGCCAATGCCGTTGAGCACGGCCTCGGGGAGCGGGATGGGACGGTCAGCCTGGACGCGGATCGCGTTCGGGACGACTCTGGTCGAGAAATGCTGCAGGTCAGTATCACCGACGACGGCGTGGGCATCACCGAGGAGCCCGGCGAGAGTGGCTTGGGGCTGCAAATTGTGAGGACCCTGGTGACGAGCGAGTTGGGGGGCGAAATCCGGTGGGAACCACGCCAGAGTTCGGGCACCCGCGTGATTGTGACGCTCCCCGTGGACCCGACGGCGTAGCTCGCCTCACCGCGACGTCGGTGCACGAACGGCGATGGGCCGGCCCCCAAGGGGCCGGCCCATCGCCGTTTTTGTGCTTTTCAGTGAGTTCCGTCGGTTTAGCGGAAGCTGCGCTGATGAGCCAGGACGGACTGAACGTAGTGCTTGGTGTCGCTGTACATACCGTTGCGGCGCACGGACCCTTGACCCTGGTAGTAGGAGGCGATGCCTTCCTCGACGTTCTTCGACGTCTTCTGCAGCGCCGCGATGATGGCCACGCCGGCCGTCACGTTGTCCCGCGGGTCGAGCAGATTGAGCTGACGGCCGACGAGCTGGGAGGCCCATTCGCCGGAGGACGGGATGACCTGCATGGCGCCAATAGCATTGGCGGGGGAGACGGCGTCGGCGTTAAAGCCAGATTCCTGATACGCGTGGGCTAGCGCCAGCGAGGGGTCCACGCCAAACTGACGAGCCGTCGCCGAAATCAAGCTGCGCATCTCCGATTGACTGGGTAGATTCCGCGACAGCAGGATGCGCTTGTTCTCGTTCGCGCTGCGAACGGTATCTTCCGGGTACGTGTAGTGCAGGAACGTGGACGGGACGAGCTGATCGCCGGCCGCCGAGACCGTGCCACCTCCCGGGATGGTCACCTTCTGACCCGGGTGGATCACGGACGTCTTCGAGAGCTGGTTGGCCTGGAGCAACTTGCTCAGGCTGACGCTGTGCTGTCCCGCGATGCCGGAGAGGGTGTCGCCGGACTTCACGGTGTAGCTCGAGGTCGTCTTCGTGGACGTGCTGGTTGAGGACGTCGACGCCGTGGATGTGGAGGTACTGCTGCCGGACAGGCGGAGCTTTTGTCCCGGGTAGATGATGGCCGAGGAGGAGAGGCTGTTGAGCTTCAGGAGTGTGGAGAGGCCCATGTCGTTGCGGGCCGCGATGCCGGAGAGGGTGTCGCCGGACTTCACGGTGTAGCTCGAGGTCGTCTTCGTGGACGTGCTGGTTGAGGACGTCGACGCCGTGGATGTGGAGGTACTGCTGCCGGACAGGCGGAGCTTTTGTCCCGGGTAGATGATGGCCGAGGAGGAGAGGCTGTTGAGCTTCAGGAGTGTGGAGAGGCCCATGTCGTTGCGGGCCGCGATGCCGGAGAGGGTGTCGCCGGACTTCACGGTGTAGCTCGAGGTCGTCTTCGTGGACGTGCTGGTTGAGGACGTCGACGCCGTGGATGTGGAGGTACTGCTGCCGGACAGGCGGAGCTTTTGTCCCGGGTAGATGATGGCCGAGGAGGAGAGGCTGTTGAGCTTCAGGAGTGTGGAGAGGCCCATGTCGTTGCGGGCCGCGATGCCGGAGAGGGTGTCGCCGGACTTCACGGTGTAGCTCGACGTCGTCTTCGTGGACGTGCTGGTTGAGGACGTCGACGCCGAGGAGCTCGTGGAGCTCGACCCGGAAACGGTCACTTCCTGGCCCGGGTAGATGATGGCCGACGACTTCAACTTCGGATTCAGCTTCAACAGCGTCGAGAGCGAGGTGCTGTACTTTGCGGCAATGCCATACAGGGTGTCTCCGTGCACCACGGTGTGCTTGGTGGCCTTCGAGCTGCTCTGGCCGCTCGAGCGAGAGTCGCTGGAGGAATCGCCCGGAAGCGAGATCTTCTGGCCCGGGTAGATGATCGAGGACGAGGAGAGATCATTGGCCTTCAGCAAGGCGCTGAGGGAGACGCCGGCCCGGGCAGCGATGTGTGAGAGCGTGTCGCCAGACGAGACGGTCACGGAGCTGCTGGTTGGCGCGGCCGGGACGACGGCGGCAATCCGCGAGGGCAGGTGAGCAGCCACAAGGTGCGCGGCAATCTTGTTTTGGGCGGCCGTGATGTTCGACGGCGTCGCGGCCTTGGGCGCCAGCAAGTGGGCGGCGCTGGATTCGGCGGCCTCCGCGGGAGCCGCTGTGCCGAGGCCTGTCAGCATGACGGCAGGCAATGTGGCAGCGGCGACGCCGGAGACGGCGAAGCGGGTCCTCGACGCTTGGAGCGTCTGGATCGGGCGGGCGCTTGCGGCGCGGGCTTGTGACATGGGAATCCTCTGTCCTAGTCGGTCGCCGACACAGAAGAATCTTCCCCGTGATACTTCTGTGACCTGTGTTGCGAATGTGACAGTTGTGAATCTACACCACGAACCACACGGCGTGAAACCGTTACCAAGGAGAAATCTTTCGGTGGTCGTGTCTGAATTTGTCCGCGCCGGCGAGGTGGTCAAGAGCAGCATTGCGGCCGCAATGTGGCACGCTGGTGGGGTGAGCACACTCGAAGAATTGGTGGGCGACTGGCTGCTGTTGCCGGATGTCGCCGAAGAACTTGGTCTAGATATCCGCAAAGTCCACGGCTTGATCCGTGATGGAGCGTTGGTTGAACACCGCGTGGGTGAACGCGCCCTGCGCGCTGTACCCGCAGCCTTTATTCACGAGGGGGCACCCTTAGACAGCCTGAAGGGGACCGTGACCGTGCTGCGCGATGCTGGTTTTGCTGATGCCGAGCTGATCGAATGGCTCTTTACCTCAGACGACTCGCTGCCCGGTACCCCGGTCGAAGCGCTGCGTCAAGGGCGCAAAACCGAGGTGCGACGCCGCGCGCAGGTTGCCGGTTTCTAGCCGCCGCGTTAGGTGGTGCGGCGAATGGCTGCGAGGCCTAGATCCCGCAGAGCCTCACGGATCTCGGGGCACACGTCGAGGGTGACGAGCGCTGAGAATCCCTGATCCGAGAGCGTGTTGATCGTCGCTTCCGTCGCGGCGAGGGCGCCAGAGTCGCGCAGGATGCTGCACATGCGGCTGATTTCATCTGCGGTGAGGTCAGCCGCGCCCAGTCGTCCATCGATGAAGCGCGCGGCCTCCGGTGTGGCCATCA from Zhihengliuella flava includes the following:
- a CDS encoding sensor histidine kinase; this translates as MAIITEAIRPYADFGPGDEDWLHLLVGDWQLVSDLAFADLVLWHPGPDGSYIALAHVRPSTSHTVFHTDFVGERIRKDLKSLVDRAWRTGELQEATGDGSMHIEAVPLRRSGRTLAVVTSHIDLGGSRLPSRLEITYRQCARDILAMCHQGIWPDFASPTGSRRGAPRVGDGMIRLDADGVVEYASPNGVSAFRRLGGSDSLEGRSLPELASSLLRVRRMSDEALPLVLSGKMPWRTEMTAHGVTLSLRAIPLRDGATRYGAVLLCRDVTELRRREMELVTKDATIREIHHRVKNNLQTVAALLRMQSRRMKSEEGKAGLDQAMRRVATIALVHETLSQGLTQNVEFDELIDRQFRLAAEVASPGQVVHTERTGTFGALLSEIATPLSLVINELVANAVEHGLGERDGTVSLDADRVRDDSGREMLQVSITDDGVGITEEPGESGLGLQIVRTLVTSELGGEIRWEPRQSSGTRVIVTLPVDPTA
- a CDS encoding LysM peptidoglycan-binding domain-containing protein; its protein translation is MSQARAASARPIQTLQASRTRFAVSGVAAATLPAVMLTGLGTAAPAEAAESSAAHLLAPKAATPSNITAAQNKIAAHLVAAHLPSRIAAVVPAAPTSSSVTVSSGDTLSHIAARAGVSLSALLKANDLSSSSIIYPGQKISLPGDSSSDSRSSGQSSSKATKHTVVHGDTLYGIAAKYSTSLSTLLKLNPKLKSSAIIYPGQEVTVSGSSSTSSSASTSSTSTSTKTTSSYTVKSGDTLSGIAARNDMGLSTLLKLNSLSSSAIIYPGQKLRLSGSSTSTSTASTSSTSTSTKTTSSYTVKSGDTLSGIAARNDMGLSTLLKLNSLSSSAIIYPGQKLRLSGSSTSTSTASTSSTSTSTKTTSSYTVKSGDTLSGIAARNDMGLSTLLKLNSLSSSAIIYPGQKLRLSGSSTSTSTASTSSTSTSTKTTSSYTVKSGDTLSGIAGQHSVSLSKLLQANQLSKTSVIHPGQKVTIPGGGTVSAAGDQLVPSTFLHYTYPEDTVRSANENKRILLSRNLPSQSEMRSLISATARQFGVDPSLALAHAYQESGFNADAVSPANAIGAMQVIPSSGEWASQLVGRQLNLLDPRDNVTAGVAIIAALQKTSKNVEEGIASYYQGQGSVRRNGMYSDTKHYVQSVLAHQRSFR
- a CDS encoding Rv2175c family DNA-binding protein; the protein is MSTLEELVGDWLLLPDVAEELGLDIRKVHGLIRDGALVEHRVGERALRAVPAAFIHEGAPLDSLKGTVTVLRDAGFADAELIEWLFTSDDSLPGTPVEALRQGRKTEVRRRAQVAGF